The following coding sequences lie in one Ignatzschineria sp. RMDPL8A genomic window:
- a CDS encoding NADH-quinone oxidoreductase subunit D, with product MANIENYTLNFGPQHPAAHGVMRMILELRGETVERADVHIGLLHRGTEKLMEAKPYTHSIGYLDRLDYCSCLNNEHAYVLAVEKLLGIEVPIRAQYIRVLMDETTRVMNHLMWLGAHGHDLGAMAMLLYCFRDREELYDLQEAITGARIHPFYYRIGGVAKDLPKTMPQYEKGIPGRIFKKRPLKLRSQKTIDKLNKPRQGDVLDFLEDFCDRFDNKHMPEYKALLVGNRIWKQRVVGIGVVSAERAIELGFTGPMLRGSGVEWDIRKKHPYSVYDQLEFDVPVGVNGDCYDRFLVRIEEMNQSVRIIRQCIDWLRKNEGPVMSEDSRVTIPKRGDVKEDMEALIQQFKVFTEGFCVPEGEVYVPIEHPKGEFGVYLVSDGANKPYRVKLRTPGFPHISATHEMAKGHMLSDLVAILGTQDMVFGDIDR from the coding sequence ATGGCAAATATTGAAAACTACACACTGAACTTTGGTCCGCAGCATCCGGCAGCACACGGGGTTATGCGGATGATTTTGGAGCTTCGCGGTGAGACGGTTGAGCGCGCAGACGTTCATATCGGTCTTCTCCATCGTGGAACTGAAAAGTTGATGGAAGCGAAGCCCTACACCCATTCGATTGGGTATTTAGACCGTCTTGATTACTGTTCATGTTTAAATAACGAGCATGCGTATGTATTAGCGGTTGAAAAACTGCTTGGTATCGAAGTGCCGATTCGTGCGCAATATATCCGTGTACTTATGGATGAAACCACGCGTGTGATGAACCACCTTATGTGGTTAGGCGCACACGGGCATGACTTAGGCGCAATGGCGATGCTGCTCTACTGTTTCCGCGATCGTGAAGAACTTTACGATCTACAGGAAGCGATTACCGGCGCGCGGATTCACCCCTTCTATTATCGTATCGGCGGGGTGGCGAAAGATCTTCCGAAAACCATGCCTCAATATGAGAAAGGGATTCCCGGACGCATCTTTAAAAAACGCCCATTAAAACTTCGTTCACAAAAAACGATTGATAAACTCAACAAACCGCGTCAAGGGGATGTACTCGACTTCTTAGAAGATTTCTGCGATCGCTTTGACAACAAACATATGCCGGAATATAAGGCGCTTCTCGTCGGCAACCGTATCTGGAAACAGCGTGTTGTAGGCATCGGCGTTGTATCGGCTGAGCGCGCTATTGAGCTTGGATTTACCGGGCCAATGTTACGCGGATCGGGCGTTGAGTGGGATATTCGTAAGAAACATCCTTATTCGGTATACGATCAGCTCGAATTTGATGTGCCGGTAGGCGTGAACGGTGACTGTTATGACCGTTTCCTTGTGCGCATTGAAGAGATGAATCAATCCGTTCGCATTATTCGTCAATGTATCGATTGGCTCCGTAAAAACGAAGGGCCGGTGATGAGTGAAGATTCACGCGTCACGATTCCAAAACGCGGTGATGTGAAAGAGGATATGGAAGCCTTAATTCAGCAATTTAAAGTCTTTACTGAAGGCTTTTGTGTGCCCGAAGGTGAGGTCTATGTTCCGATCGAGCATCCGAAAGGTGAATTTGGTGTTTACCTCGTATCCGATGGTGCGAATAAGCCCTATCGCGTTAAATTGAGAACTCCTGGGTTCCCGCACATTTCAGCAACGCATGAGATGGCAAAAGGCCACATGTTATCTGACTTGGTCGCGATTTTAGGTACCCAAGACATGGTGTTCGGTGATATTGACCGATAG
- a CDS encoding NADH-quinone oxidoreductase subunit C — protein sequence MTIRNPQELLSCIKKLLPDYVKDSAVFLDELTITVGQDSLFDALSLLKNSPELDFKQLSDITAVDYAAYGIAEWDIEASNHGFSRGVTKRTTGQDADHLEPVIANKRMPERFAVVYHLLSLTHNSRVRVKCFVDESRKGALPMLDSAVDLWAAANWYEREVFDMFGIGFKGHPDLRRILTDYGFIGHPLRKDFPLTGNVEVIYDAELRRVAYQPVTIESRVNIPRTIRKGEGN from the coding sequence AAGAGTTACTCTCCTGCATCAAAAAACTGCTTCCAGATTACGTCAAAGACTCAGCAGTATTCCTCGACGAGCTTACAATCACTGTAGGCCAAGACTCTCTTTTTGACGCCCTCTCCCTCCTAAAAAATTCTCCTGAACTCGACTTTAAACAGCTTAGCGACATTACGGCGGTGGATTATGCTGCCTACGGTATTGCTGAGTGGGATATTGAAGCGTCGAATCACGGATTTAGCCGAGGGGTTACCAAACGCACGACCGGACAAGATGCGGATCACTTAGAACCTGTGATCGCGAATAAACGCATGCCGGAACGCTTTGCGGTGGTATATCACCTTCTGTCGCTAACGCACAACTCGCGCGTTCGCGTTAAATGTTTTGTTGACGAATCTCGTAAAGGCGCGCTTCCAATGCTCGATTCCGCTGTGGATCTTTGGGCGGCGGCAAACTGGTATGAGCGTGAAGTCTTCGACATGTTCGGCATTGGATTTAAAGGGCATCCGGATCTGCGCCGTATCCTCACGGATTATGGCTTTATCGGTCACCCGCTCCGTAAAGATTTCCCATTAACCGGAAATGTTGAGGTGATCTATGATGCGGAACTGCGTCGTGTGGCGTATCAGCCTGTGACGATTGAGTCGCGTGTCAACATTCCTCGGACGATTCGTAAAGGGGAAGGGAACTAG